CTGCCGCCACCTGCTTTTTCAGATTCTTCCATCCGGGCTTCCCGGCTACGAAAATACGTAACTCCCGAAGCCCAAACTTCCTGAGAACCAATCGGTGCCAGGACTTCCGGCATTGGGAAATCATCCGTGAAGGTAAGTGGAATTAAATTTTCAGATTGTAACTGAAGCCAGTCATACAGATCGTCGCGATTCACTACTTTATCCCAGTCGGTTTCAGGAATGCGGTAAAACTGATCTTCTTTTTCAAGCAATATCCCGTGTTCGGTTTTATATAATTTCATGGTTTCAAGATTTGTTTTGCTTCAATAAGCCACAAAAGTGATGCCTATACTTTAAGATAAGTACGAATTTTAGAGGCTTTGGGCTATTTGAACATGAAATTTTTAGTGGAACGGGGAAAATGATTCTATTATGCGGGAAGGCCGTAATCAAGCCGACCAAGAACATTATCTATCAAAGAAAAATCATAAGTTGAAGCCATAATTTGTAAAGGTGTCTGATCATTAAGTTCAGCTATTGATGTGCTTAACCAATATCTAACAACTGTTTTATTGCCATTGAAAGTATCCAAAGCATGAATTAGAATATTTTTCAATTGTAAAATTTTATCTGGCCAATATAACACTATATTTTCAAGCTTTAAACCCAAAATATCGGCTAATTCATTAGCCGTCATAATACTATATTTTTCCATACTCATAAAAAAATTGGAATTGAGTCGTAAGTCTATGTGACTTATTTCACAATTCCAATCCTTAATCAAACTTCAACTAAAATATATCTATCTGAAACTTTTAAAGCTTTTCTTTCAAAAAGTCAGCCGTGTAGTTTCCTTCCAGTTTTGCCATTTCTTCCGGCGTTCCTGCGAAAGTAAGGTATCCGCCGCCTTCGCCACCTTCCGGGCCAAGGTCTAAGATCCAGTCGGCGCATTTGATCACTTCCATATTGTGTTCAATGATGATCACGCTGTCACCCTGATCTACCAAAGCATTAATTGCTTTCAGCAATTTTTTGATATCATGAAAGTGAAGTCCGGTTGTTGGTTCATCAAAAATAAACAACATTTTTCCTTTATGGCCAGAACCTTTACCCAGGAATGATGCCAGTTTCACACGCTGCGCTTCTCCACCAGAAAGTGTATTAGAAGATTGTCCCAAACCGACATAACCCAATCCAACTTCCTGCAAAGGCATCAACTTATCAGCCAGTTTAGGCTCGGATTCTCTGAAAAACTCAATGGCCTCGTCAACGGTTAAATCCAGAATATCAGAAACATTTTTTCCGTTATACTGAACTTCCTGAATTTCCTGTTTGAAACGTTTTCCGTTACAACCTTCGCAAGTCAGGTAAATATCAGCCATGAACTGCATTTCCACCTTCACCTGGCCTTCACCCTGACAAATTTCGCAACGTCCGCCATCCACATTGAATGAAAAATGAGATGGTTTGTAGCTCCGCGCTTTTGATATCGGCAAATCCGACATCATCTGGCGGATATAATCGTAAGCTTTGATATAAGTTACAGGATTTGACCGCGAAGATTTTCCAATCGGATTCTGGTCAATCATTTCAATCGCTTCAACCCGGTCCAGACTTCCGGTTAGATCATTATATTTCCCAACTTCTTCGCTGAATTCACCTTTGAGGCGCATCAAAGCCGGATACAATATTTTTCGGATCAATGTCGATTTTCCAGAACCACTGACACCCGTTACGACCGTCAGATTATTCAGAGGAATTTTTACATCAACATCTTTAAGATTATTCTCTCTCGCTCCTTTTATTTCAAGAAAATGCAAAGATTTTCTTCTTACAGTCGGAACAGGAATCGAATCATGACCTAATAAGAAATTGAGTGTATGTGAATTCAAACTGTTTTCTTCACCGCTCAATTTCAGTTCACGGATTTCATCCCAGTTTCCCTGGAAAACCAGATTTCCGCCACCTGTACCCGCTTCCGGACCAATATCAATAATCTGATCAGCAGCATGCATAACTTCTTCCTCGTGTTCAACAACAATAACCGTATTTCCCAAATCACGAAGTGATTCCAGAACACCAACCAGTCGCTGCGTATCTCTCGGATGCAAACCAATACTTGGCTCATCCAGAATATACATCGAACCAACCAACGCACTTCCCAACGAAGTGGCCAGTTTGATACGCTGAAATTCACCTCCTGATAAAGAATTTGTTAACCGGTTTAAAGTCAGATAACCCAAACCAACACGATTCATATAATCCAGACGTGTTTCAATTTCGGTCAGAATCCGTTTTGCAATGCTTCTGTCGTGCTCATTAATATCAACGGATTTGAAAAATTCAATCACATCATTAATTGGCATTAAAACCAGATCAGTAATTGAAACGCCGCCCACTTTTACATAGGAAGCATCTTTTCTCAAACGGGATCCACGACAATCCGGACAAGTTGTGCGCCCACGGAAACGTGATAATAATACGCGGTACTGAATTTTATAAGTCTGCGTTTCCAGTTCGGCAATAAAAGCGTTAATCCCCTGGAAATATTGATTTCCTGTCCACAGCAGTTCCTTTTGCTCAGCCGTTAATTCCTTGTATGGACGGTGAATTGGAAAATCAAACTTGGCACCATTTCGTACCAGAGGAACCAGCCATTCACTCATTTTCTCGGTACGCCACGGCGCAATGGCCCCATCGTAAACCGAAAGATTTTTGTCAGGAATTACCAGTTCAGGATCAATACCCAAAACTTTTCCAAAACCTTCGCAGCGTTTACAAGCGCCAAAAGGATTATTAAAACTGAAAAGATTTACTGTCGGCTCTTCGAAAACAATTCCATCGAGTTCAAACTTATCAGAAAATGTTTTTTGCTCACCATTTACAACCTGAACATAACAAATTCCTTCTCCTTCAAAAAAAGCAGTTTGAACAGAATCAGAAAGACGATATTGTGTGTCTTCATCATCTTTATGAACCGTAGCGCGGTCAATTAAAATATAAATTTCTTTTCCTTCCAATGGAAAATCTTCCGGTTTTTCCAGAATTTCTTCGATGTAGGCTACTTCTGAACCGATCATGATCCGGTTATAACCTTTGGAAAGAAGTATGGTTAATTCTTCATAAATCGATCTTCCATCACGAACTAATAAGGTTGTCAAAACTAAAACGCGAGCACCTTCCTCATGGCCGAGAATATAATTGACAACGTCCGTAACAGAATCTTTTCTTACCAATTGTCCTGAAACCGGCGAATAGGTATGGCCAATTCTGGCAAAAAGTAATTTTAGATAATCATAAATTTCAGTGGAAGTACCAACCGTAGAACGCGGATTTCTTGTATTGACTTTTTGTT
The sequence above is drawn from the Dyadobacter subterraneus genome and encodes:
- a CDS encoding MbcA/ParS/Xre antitoxin family protein; translated protein: MEKYSIMTANELADILGLKLENIVLYWPDKILQLKNILIHALDTFNGNKTVVRYWLSTSIAELNDQTPLQIMASTYDFSLIDNVLGRLDYGLPA
- the uvrA gene encoding excinuclease ABC subunit UvrA; the protein is MMQLPVTRIDASQFDELDPRKYILIKGARVNNLKSVDVAIPRNKLVVITGLSGSGKSSLAFDTLFAEGQRMYVESLSSYARQFLGRMEKPEVEYIKGISPAIAIEQKVNTRNPRSTVGTSTEIYDYLKLLFARIGHTYSPVSGQLVRKDSVTDVVNYILGHEEGARVLVLTTLLVRDGRSIYEELTILLSKGYNRIMIGSEVAYIEEILEKPEDFPLEGKEIYILIDRATVHKDDEDTQYRLSDSVQTAFFEGEGICYVQVVNGEQKTFSDKFELDGIVFEEPTVNLFSFNNPFGACKRCEGFGKVLGIDPELVIPDKNLSVYDGAIAPWRTEKMSEWLVPLVRNGAKFDFPIHRPYKELTAEQKELLWTGNQYFQGINAFIAELETQTYKIQYRVLLSRFRGRTTCPDCRGSRLRKDASYVKVGGVSITDLVLMPINDVIEFFKSVDINEHDRSIAKRILTEIETRLDYMNRVGLGYLTLNRLTNSLSGGEFQRIKLATSLGSALVGSMYILDEPSIGLHPRDTQRLVGVLESLRDLGNTVIVVEHEEEVMHAADQIIDIGPEAGTGGGNLVFQGNWDEIRELKLSGEENSLNSHTLNFLLGHDSIPVPTVRRKSLHFLEIKGARENNLKDVDVKIPLNNLTVVTGVSGSGKSTLIRKILYPALMRLKGEFSEEVGKYNDLTGSLDRVEAIEMIDQNPIGKSSRSNPVTYIKAYDYIRQMMSDLPISKARSYKPSHFSFNVDGGRCEICQGEGQVKVEMQFMADIYLTCEGCNGKRFKQEIQEVQYNGKNVSDILDLTVDEAIEFFRESEPKLADKLMPLQEVGLGYVGLGQSSNTLSGGEAQRVKLASFLGKGSGHKGKMLFIFDEPTTGLHFHDIKKLLKAINALVDQGDSVIIIEHNMEVIKCADWILDLGPEGGEGGGYLTFAGTPEEMAKLEGNYTADFLKEKL